One segment of Coffea arabica cultivar ET-39 chromosome 7c, Coffea Arabica ET-39 HiFi, whole genome shotgun sequence DNA contains the following:
- the LOC113699205 gene encoding vacuolar protein-sorting-associated protein 11 homolog produces MYQWRKFEFFEGKYGERITIPEEISGKIECCSSGRGKVVLGCDDGTVSLLDRGLKFNSQFRAHSSSVLFLQQLKQRNYLVTVGEDEQLSPQFSAVCMKIFDLDKVQQQHEEEGPSTFSPDCVQILRIFTNQFPESKITSFLVLEEAPPILLVAIGLDNGCIYCIQGDIARERIKRFKLQADASITGLGFRVDGQVLQLFAVTPSSVHLFNLHTQPPTGQMLDNIGSDVPSVAMSDRSELIIGRPEAVYFYEVDGRGPCWAFEGEKKFLGWFRGYLLCVIADQSTGKYSFNVYDLKNKLVAHCVVVKEVSHMLCEWGNIILIMADKSALCIGEKDMESKLDMLFKKSLYTVAINIVQTQQADAAATAEVLRKYGDHLYCKQEYDQAMHQYIDTIGYLEPSYVIQKFLDAQRIHNLTNYLEKLHEKGLASKDHTTLLLNCYTKLKDVEKLNLFIKSDDGGGETKFDVETAIKVCRAAGYHEHAMYVAKRAGKHELYLKILLEDLGRYGEALQYVNSLEPSQAGVTVKEYGKILIEHKPAETIDILMRLCTEEEPAKRGTSSSTYVSMLPSPVDFINIFVHHPQSLMEFLERYTSKMKDSPAQGEIHNTLLELYLSHDLDFPFISLTNTSENGAVISKGHSNGRTFINRPDVSEGKDRRERFQKGLNLLKGAWPPEQDQPLYDVGLAIILCEMNAFKNGLLFLYEKMKLYKEVIACYMQAQDHEGLIACCKRLGDLGKGGDPSLWADVLKYFGELGEDCSKEVKEVLTYIERDDILPPIVVLQTLSRNPCLTLSVIKDYIARKLDHESKLIEEDRRAIEKYQEETSAMRREIQDLRTNARIFQLSKCTACTFTLDLPAVHFMCMHSFHQRCVGDNERECPECAPEYRSVLETKRSLEQNSNNQDQFFQHVRNSKDGFSVIAEYFGKGIISKTSTRQAGA; encoded by the exons ATGTATCAGTGGAGGAAATTCGAGTTCTTCGagggaaaatatggggaaaGAATCACAATCCCGGAGGAGATCAGTGGCAAAATTGAATGTTGTTCCAGTGGCCGAGGAAAAGTTGTACTGGGATGCGACGACGGCACCGTTTCGTTGCTGGATAGAGGGCTCAAGTTCAATTCTCAATTCCGAGCTCATTCTTCTTCGGTCCTCTTCCTTCAACAACTCAAG CAAAGGAATTATTTGGTGACTGTTGGAGAAGATGAGCAATTGTCCCCGCAATTTTCAGCGGTGTGTATGAAGATTTTTGATCTGGATAAGGTTCAACAGCAGCATGAGGAGGAGGGTCCCAGCACCTTCAGTCCCGATTGTGTTCAGATTTTGCGAATTTTTACTAACCAGTTTCCTGAATCTAAG ATTACGTCCTTCTTAGTATTGGAGGAGGCTCCACCTATATTGCTTGTTGCTATTGGATTGGATAATGGTTGTATCTATTGCATTCAAGGGGACATTGCTCGTGAGCGTATCAAACGCTTCAAACTTCAAGCAGATGCTTCCATTACGGGCCTAGGGTTCCGAGTGGATGGTCAGGTTCTTCAGCTATTTGCAGTTACTCCAAGTTCAGTACATTTGTTTAACTTGCATACTCAACCTCCTACTGGTCAAATGCTCGATAATATTGGATCCGATGTCCCTAGTGTTGCTATGAGTGATCGCTCGGAGCTGATCATTGGACGACCAGAGGCAGTGTATTTTTATGAAGTTGATGGTCGGGGACCTTGTTGGGCTtttgagggagagaaaaaatTTCTTGGATGGTTTCGTGGATATTTGTTGTGTGTTATTGCTGACCAAAGTACTGGAAAGTATTCTTTCAATGTTTATGATCTGAAAAATAAGTTGGTTGCACACTGTGTTGTAGTCAAAGAAGTTTCTCACATGCTTTGTGAATGGGGTAATATAATACTCATTATGGCTGACAAATCAGCCCTATGTATTGGTGAGAAGGACATGGAAAGTAAACTAGATATGCTTTTTAAGAAGAGTCTTTATACAGTAGCCATCAATATTGTACAGACCCAACAAGCTGATGCTGCTGCAACTGCTGAGGTGCTGAGGAAATATGGGGATCATTTATACTGTAAACAAGAATATGATCAGGCTATGCATCAGTACATAGACACAATTGGTTATCTCGAACCCTCGTATGTTATACAGAAGTTTTTAGATGCACAAAGAATTCACAACCTTACCAATTACTTGGAGAAATTACATGAGAAAGGACTTGCATCAAAAGATCACACCACTCTGCTCTTAAACTGTTACACCAAACTGAAAGATGTCGAGAAGTTGAATCTGTTCATCAAAAGTGATGATGGTGGTGGGGAAACTAAATTTGATGTAGAGACTGCTATAAAAGTGTGCCGAGCTGCAGGTTATCATGAGCACGCGATGTATGTTGCGAAAAGGGCTGGGAAGCATGAATTGTACTTGAAGATTCTGCTTGAAGACTTGGGGAGGTATGGTGAAGCATTGCAATACGTCAATAGTCTTGAACCAAGTCAAGCTGGTGTAACAGTTAAAGAATATGGTAAAATTCTGATTGAGCACAAGCCTGCTGAGACAATTGATATACTTATGAGGCTATGTACAGAAGAAGAACCAGCCAAAAGGGGCACCTCAAGTAGCACATATGTGTCGATGTTGCCATCTCCTGTTGATTTTATTAATATCTTTGTTCATCATCCCCAGTCACTTATGGAGTTTCTTGAAAGATATACTAGTAAAATGAAGGACTCACCTGCTCAAGGAGAAATTCATAACACGCTCTTGGAATTGTATTTATCCCATGACCTGGACTTCCCATTCATCTCGCTGACAAATACTAGTGAAAATGGTGCTGTGATTTCTAAAGGACATTCCAATGGGAGAACATTTATTAATCGACCAGATGTAAGTGAGGGAAAAGATCGTCGGGAAAGATTTCAAAAGGGTCTAAACTTGCTTAAGGGTGCATGGCCACCAGAACAAGATCAACCATTGTATGATGTTGGTCTGGCCATAATTTTGTGTGAAATGAATGCTTTTAAGAATGGGCTTTTGTTTCTTTACGAGAAGATGAAACTGTATAAAGAGGTGATTGCCTGTTACATGCAAGCACAAGACCATGAGGGTTTAATAGCATGCTGCAAAAGACTTGGGGATTTGGGGAAAGGTGGTGATCCTTCTCTTTGGGCAGATGTACTGAAATATTTTGGTGAACTTGGGGAAGACTGCTCCAAAGAAGTAAAAGAAGTGTTGACTTACATTGAGAGGGATGACATTCTACCACCTATTGTTGTTCTTCAGACCCTTTCTAGGAATCCATGCCTCACTCTCTCTGTCATCAAGGATTATATAGCTCGCAAGCTGGACCATGAGTCAAAGCTCATTGAAGAAGATCGAAGAGCCATTGAGAAGTACCAG GAAGAAACATCAGCAATGAGAAGAGAAATTCAGGATCTCAGGACAAATGCAAGAATATTTCAGCTTAGCAAGTGTACTGCATGCACTTTTACACTTGATCTTCCTGCTGTGCATTTCATGTGTATGCATTCATTTCACCAGCGCTGCGTTGGTGACAATGAGAGAGAATGCCCTGAGTGTGCTCCAGAGTACAGATCTGTCTTGGAAACCAAGAGAAGCCTTGAGCAAAATTCCAATAACCAAGATCAGTTCTTCCAGCATGTTAGAAATTCGAAAGATGGGTTCTCTGTGATTGCTGAATACTTTGGGAAGGGGATTATTAGCAAAACTAGTACCAGACAGGCCGgtgcttag
- the LOC113702104 gene encoding exosome complex exonuclease RRP44 homolog A-like isoform X2 codes for MLKSKTFVRKTRQGAIRKEVREHYLRDDIYCGAPFCKVCDVSGARLSDSASTLLILDTNIDLLENPAIDDVVVLSVVLQEVKNKNIGIYNRLRALCSNSSRKFFVFSNEHHRDTYVKEMAGETPNDRNDRAIRVATHWYQSHLSNVVRILLLTNDRENKRKALEEGILADTVESYVKTLGQPELLDLIVQPSSEDVNMEDVEDLRPSKRKVIYTEHKPMSEITSGLLRGIYHQGKLRVNRYNPFEAYVGSESIGDEIIIYGRANMNRAFDGDVVTVELLPQDQWQEEASIAITNEEDDEEDVHLPPSSSDDAPRATNLVQGSAGVSGSVPSRPCGRVVGIIKRNWHSYCGSVEPMPMPAGSGGVAHALFVSKDRRIPKIRIQTRQLGNLLDKRIVVAVDKWDILSRYPSGHYVRTIGVIGDRDTESEVVLLENDVEFKPFSSQVLACLPALPWSASTEDLANPIRQDLRQLRVFSVDPPGCKDIDDALHCTALPDGNFEVGVHIADVTNFVHSGTPLDDEAAKRGTSVYLVERRIDMLPKPLTEDICSLRADVERLAFSVIWEMTPRAEIISTKYTKSAIKSCAALSYVEAQARMDDSRLVDPLTTDLRNMNALAKIMRQRRIDRGALTLASAEVKFQIDTETHDPLDIGMYQIREANQMVEEFMLAANVSVAEKILKHFPLCSLLRRHPTPTKEMLEPLIRTASAVGLQLDVSSSKALADSLDRAVGGDPYFNKLIRILATRCMSQAVYFCSGELTPPEFYHYGLAAPLYTHFTSPIRRYADVIVHRLLAASLGIYRLPDVLQDKAQLTSVSDNLNYRHRNAQMAGRASVELHTLIYFRNRRTDTEARIVKIRANGFIVFVPKYGIEGPVHLSKEGEWLVDEQQQRVRKSDNSVHYGVLQTVKIHMEVVEPQPHRPKLQLTLINDTDVTIM; via the exons ATGCTTAAGAGCAAGACCTTTGTCCGAAAAACTAGACAAGGAGCAATTCGCAAG GAAGTCAGGGAGCACTATCTGAGAGATGATATATATTGCGGCGCGCCATTTTGCAAAGTATGTGACGTTTCCGGTGCTCGCTTGAGTGACTCTGCCTCCACACTTCTCATTCTCGACACCAAT ATTGATTTGTTGGAGAATCCAGCGATTGATGATGTGGTTGTGCTGTCGGTGGTGTTACAAGAGGTTAAGAATAAGAATATTGGTATATATAATCGCCTTAGGGCTCTCTGCAGTAACTCTTCCAGGAAATTCTTTGTTTTCTCCAATGAACACCACag GGATACATATGTGAAAGAGATGGCTGGTGAAACTCCAAATGATCGGAATGACAGAG CAATCCGAGTTGCAACACATTGGTATCAGAGTCACCTCAGTAATGTTGTTCGTATCTTACTACTCACAAATGACcgggaaaataaaaggaaagcaTTGGAGGAGGGAATTTTGGCAGATACAG TTGAATCATACGTGAAGACACTTGGTCAGCCAGAGTTGCTAGACCTGATTGTTCAGCCTTCATCTGAGGATGTTAACATGGAAGATGTGGAGGATCTGAGACCTTCAAAGAGAAAAGTCATCTACACTGAG CATAAGCCCATGTCAGAGATTACTTCTGGCTTGCTTCGAGGGATATATCATCAAGGAAAACTTCGTGTTAACCGTTACAATCCATTTGAAGCATACGTTGGAAGTGAAAGCATTGGTGATGAAATAATTATCTATGGGCGTGCAAATATGAATAGAGCTTTTGATGGGGATGTTGTGACTGTGGAGCTTTTGCCTCAAGATCAATGGCAAGAGGAGGCATCTATAGCAATAACTAATGAAG AGGATGATGAGGAAGACGTTCATCTGCCCCCAAGTAGTTCGGATGATGCTCCTAGAGCCACAAATCTTGTGCAAGGATCAGCTGGGGTCTCAGGTTCTGTGCCATCCCGTCCTTGTGGACGTGTTGTTGGTATTATAAAACGGAACTGGCATTC ATATTGTGGTTCGGTGGAGCCAATGCCTATGCCAGCAGGCAGTGGTGGTGTTGCCCATGCTTTATTTGTATCCAAAGACCGTAGAATTCCTAAAATCCGCATACAAACGCGTCAGCTGGGGAACCTTTTGGACAAGAGGATTGTTGTTGCTGTTGATAAATGGGATATTTTGTCTCGATACCCATCTGGTCATTATGTGAGGACAATAGGAGTAATAGGGGACAGAGATACTGAAAGTGAG GTTGTGCTGTTAGAGAATGATGTAGAATTCAAACCATTTTCCTCTCAAGTTTTAGCGTGCTTGCCAGCGTTGCCTTGGTCTGCGTCTACTGAAGATCTTGCAAATCCTATCAGGCAGGATTTGCGACAACTCCGTGTATTTAGTGTGGACCCTCCAG GATGCAAGGATATTGATGATGCATTGCACTGTACAGCTCTTCCTGATGGAAATTTTGAAGTGGGAGTTC ATATTGCTGATGTCACAAACTTTGTTCACTCTGGAACACCACTTGATGATGAGGCTGCAAAAAGGGGTACCTCAGTCTACCTTGTTGAGCGCCGAATTGACATGCTCCCTAAACCCCTAACAGAAG ATATATGTTCACTCCGAGCTGATGTTGAGAGATTAGCCTTCTCTGTGATTTGG GAAATGACTCCTCGAGCAGAGATTATTTCCACGAAGTACACAAAAAGTGCAATAAAATCATGTGCAGCTTTGTCATACGTTGAAGCTCAAGCAAGGATGGATGACAG TCGACTGGTGGATCCATTAACTACTGATTTGCGAAATATGAATGCTTTAGCGAAG ATCATGAGGCAGAGACGTATTGATAGAGGGGCACTTACTCTTGCTTCTGCTGAagtcaaatttcaaattgatACTGAAACTCATGATCCCCTTGATATTG GAATGTATCAAATAAGAGAAGCAAATCAAATGGTTGAGGAGTTTATGCTTGCAGCTAATGTTTCAGTTGCTGAAAAAATTCTCAAACATTTTCCCCTGTGCTCATTACTGAG ACGACATCCTACCCCTACAAAAGAGATGCTTGAACCTTTAATTCGAACAGCTTCAGCTGTTGGTCTCCAATTGGATGTGTCATCCTCAAAAGCACTTGCTGATTCGCTTGATCGTGCTGTG GGTGGTGACCCTTACTTTAATAAGCTGATTCGTATTCTGGCAACTAGATGCATGTCCCAG GCAGTCTACTTTTGTAGTGGAGAGCTCACTCCTCCAGAATTTTATCACTATGGTCTTGCGGCACCTCTGTACACTCATTTCACCTCTCCCATTAGAAGATATGCAG ATGTGATTGTACACAGGTTGCTTGCTGCATCCTTGGGAATATATAGGCTTCCTGATGTACTGCAGGACAAAGCTCAGCTTACAAGTGTTTCTGACA ATCTAAATTATCGGCATAGGAATGCACAAATGGCTGGTCGGGCCTCAGTTGAGCTTCATACTCTCATATATTTCAGGAATAG GCGGACAGATACTGAGGCCAGAATAGTGAAAATACGAGCAAATGGTTTCATAGTTTTTGTGCCCAA GTACGGTATTGAAGGGCCAGTTCATTTGAGCAAGGAGGGAGAATGGTTGGTTGATGAACAGCAGCAGAGGGTTAGAAAAAGTGACAATAGTGTTCACTATGGCGTTCTTCAAACAGTGAAGATTCATATGGAGGTTGTGGAGCCCCAACCCCACCGGCCGAAACTCCAACTAACCTTAATTAACGATACAGATGTTACGATAATGTGA
- the LOC113702104 gene encoding exosome complex exonuclease RRP44 homolog A-like isoform X1, which produces MLKSKTFVRKTRQGAIRKEVREHYLRDDIYCGAPFCKVCDVSGARLSDSASTLLILDTNVVLNQIDLLENPAIDDVVVLSVVLQEVKNKNIGIYNRLRALCSNSSRKFFVFSNEHHRDTYVKEMAGETPNDRNDRAIRVATHWYQSHLSNVVRILLLTNDRENKRKALEEGILADTVESYVKTLGQPELLDLIVQPSSEDVNMEDVEDLRPSKRKVIYTEHKPMSEITSGLLRGIYHQGKLRVNRYNPFEAYVGSESIGDEIIIYGRANMNRAFDGDVVTVELLPQDQWQEEASIAITNEEDDEEDVHLPPSSSDDAPRATNLVQGSAGVSGSVPSRPCGRVVGIIKRNWHSYCGSVEPMPMPAGSGGVAHALFVSKDRRIPKIRIQTRQLGNLLDKRIVVAVDKWDILSRYPSGHYVRTIGVIGDRDTESEVVLLENDVEFKPFSSQVLACLPALPWSASTEDLANPIRQDLRQLRVFSVDPPGCKDIDDALHCTALPDGNFEVGVHIADVTNFVHSGTPLDDEAAKRGTSVYLVERRIDMLPKPLTEDICSLRADVERLAFSVIWEMTPRAEIISTKYTKSAIKSCAALSYVEAQARMDDSRLVDPLTTDLRNMNALAKIMRQRRIDRGALTLASAEVKFQIDTETHDPLDIGMYQIREANQMVEEFMLAANVSVAEKILKHFPLCSLLRRHPTPTKEMLEPLIRTASAVGLQLDVSSSKALADSLDRAVGGDPYFNKLIRILATRCMSQAVYFCSGELTPPEFYHYGLAAPLYTHFTSPIRRYADVIVHRLLAASLGIYRLPDVLQDKAQLTSVSDNLNYRHRNAQMAGRASVELHTLIYFRNRRTDTEARIVKIRANGFIVFVPKYGIEGPVHLSKEGEWLVDEQQQRVRKSDNSVHYGVLQTVKIHMEVVEPQPHRPKLQLTLINDTDVTIM; this is translated from the exons ATGCTTAAGAGCAAGACCTTTGTCCGAAAAACTAGACAAGGAGCAATTCGCAAG GAAGTCAGGGAGCACTATCTGAGAGATGATATATATTGCGGCGCGCCATTTTGCAAAGTATGTGACGTTTCCGGTGCTCGCTTGAGTGACTCTGCCTCCACACTTCTCATTCTCGACACCAATGTTGTACTTAATCAA ATTGATTTGTTGGAGAATCCAGCGATTGATGATGTGGTTGTGCTGTCGGTGGTGTTACAAGAGGTTAAGAATAAGAATATTGGTATATATAATCGCCTTAGGGCTCTCTGCAGTAACTCTTCCAGGAAATTCTTTGTTTTCTCCAATGAACACCACag GGATACATATGTGAAAGAGATGGCTGGTGAAACTCCAAATGATCGGAATGACAGAG CAATCCGAGTTGCAACACATTGGTATCAGAGTCACCTCAGTAATGTTGTTCGTATCTTACTACTCACAAATGACcgggaaaataaaaggaaagcaTTGGAGGAGGGAATTTTGGCAGATACAG TTGAATCATACGTGAAGACACTTGGTCAGCCAGAGTTGCTAGACCTGATTGTTCAGCCTTCATCTGAGGATGTTAACATGGAAGATGTGGAGGATCTGAGACCTTCAAAGAGAAAAGTCATCTACACTGAG CATAAGCCCATGTCAGAGATTACTTCTGGCTTGCTTCGAGGGATATATCATCAAGGAAAACTTCGTGTTAACCGTTACAATCCATTTGAAGCATACGTTGGAAGTGAAAGCATTGGTGATGAAATAATTATCTATGGGCGTGCAAATATGAATAGAGCTTTTGATGGGGATGTTGTGACTGTGGAGCTTTTGCCTCAAGATCAATGGCAAGAGGAGGCATCTATAGCAATAACTAATGAAG AGGATGATGAGGAAGACGTTCATCTGCCCCCAAGTAGTTCGGATGATGCTCCTAGAGCCACAAATCTTGTGCAAGGATCAGCTGGGGTCTCAGGTTCTGTGCCATCCCGTCCTTGTGGACGTGTTGTTGGTATTATAAAACGGAACTGGCATTC ATATTGTGGTTCGGTGGAGCCAATGCCTATGCCAGCAGGCAGTGGTGGTGTTGCCCATGCTTTATTTGTATCCAAAGACCGTAGAATTCCTAAAATCCGCATACAAACGCGTCAGCTGGGGAACCTTTTGGACAAGAGGATTGTTGTTGCTGTTGATAAATGGGATATTTTGTCTCGATACCCATCTGGTCATTATGTGAGGACAATAGGAGTAATAGGGGACAGAGATACTGAAAGTGAG GTTGTGCTGTTAGAGAATGATGTAGAATTCAAACCATTTTCCTCTCAAGTTTTAGCGTGCTTGCCAGCGTTGCCTTGGTCTGCGTCTACTGAAGATCTTGCAAATCCTATCAGGCAGGATTTGCGACAACTCCGTGTATTTAGTGTGGACCCTCCAG GATGCAAGGATATTGATGATGCATTGCACTGTACAGCTCTTCCTGATGGAAATTTTGAAGTGGGAGTTC ATATTGCTGATGTCACAAACTTTGTTCACTCTGGAACACCACTTGATGATGAGGCTGCAAAAAGGGGTACCTCAGTCTACCTTGTTGAGCGCCGAATTGACATGCTCCCTAAACCCCTAACAGAAG ATATATGTTCACTCCGAGCTGATGTTGAGAGATTAGCCTTCTCTGTGATTTGG GAAATGACTCCTCGAGCAGAGATTATTTCCACGAAGTACACAAAAAGTGCAATAAAATCATGTGCAGCTTTGTCATACGTTGAAGCTCAAGCAAGGATGGATGACAG TCGACTGGTGGATCCATTAACTACTGATTTGCGAAATATGAATGCTTTAGCGAAG ATCATGAGGCAGAGACGTATTGATAGAGGGGCACTTACTCTTGCTTCTGCTGAagtcaaatttcaaattgatACTGAAACTCATGATCCCCTTGATATTG GAATGTATCAAATAAGAGAAGCAAATCAAATGGTTGAGGAGTTTATGCTTGCAGCTAATGTTTCAGTTGCTGAAAAAATTCTCAAACATTTTCCCCTGTGCTCATTACTGAG ACGACATCCTACCCCTACAAAAGAGATGCTTGAACCTTTAATTCGAACAGCTTCAGCTGTTGGTCTCCAATTGGATGTGTCATCCTCAAAAGCACTTGCTGATTCGCTTGATCGTGCTGTG GGTGGTGACCCTTACTTTAATAAGCTGATTCGTATTCTGGCAACTAGATGCATGTCCCAG GCAGTCTACTTTTGTAGTGGAGAGCTCACTCCTCCAGAATTTTATCACTATGGTCTTGCGGCACCTCTGTACACTCATTTCACCTCTCCCATTAGAAGATATGCAG ATGTGATTGTACACAGGTTGCTTGCTGCATCCTTGGGAATATATAGGCTTCCTGATGTACTGCAGGACAAAGCTCAGCTTACAAGTGTTTCTGACA ATCTAAATTATCGGCATAGGAATGCACAAATGGCTGGTCGGGCCTCAGTTGAGCTTCATACTCTCATATATTTCAGGAATAG GCGGACAGATACTGAGGCCAGAATAGTGAAAATACGAGCAAATGGTTTCATAGTTTTTGTGCCCAA GTACGGTATTGAAGGGCCAGTTCATTTGAGCAAGGAGGGAGAATGGTTGGTTGATGAACAGCAGCAGAGGGTTAGAAAAAGTGACAATAGTGTTCACTATGGCGTTCTTCAAACAGTGAAGATTCATATGGAGGTTGTGGAGCCCCAACCCCACCGGCCGAAACTCCAACTAACCTTAATTAACGATACAGATGTTACGATAATGTGA